The window CGGCTCGATGCGCGTGGCGATGTATTACAACAATGCCGATGTGCGTGTCGAGTCGCAGCCGATCCCCAAACTTGGACCGGGCGAGATGCTGGTGCGCGTGCGCGCCTCGGGCATCTGCGGCTCGGACGTGATGTTCTGGTATCGCCGCCACAAGGTGCCGCTGGTGCTCGGTCACGAGATCGCGGGCGAGATCGTGCAGCTTGGACCGGGCGTCGAAGGCTGGCAAGTCGGTGAGCGCGTGGCCGCCTCGCACCACGTTCCGTGCAACACCTGCCACTACTGCCGTCGCGGCATGCAGACCACCTGCGACACGATCCGTTCTACGACCTTCGACCCCGGCGGCTTTAGCGAATACGTGCGCCTGCCCGCGATCAACGTCGATCGCGGCACCTACCGCCTGCCCGAGTCCGTGAGCTTTGAGGAGGGGACGTTTGCCGAGCCCGTGGCCTGCGCATTGCACGGCAACCGTAGGTCGCAGATGCAGATCGGCGACACCGTGCTGGTGCTCGGCTCGGGCATTGCCGGGCTGCTGCACATCCACTGCGCGCGCGCATTGGGGGCCGGGCTGATCGTGGCCACGGACATCA of the Candidatus Alcyoniella australis genome contains:
- a CDS encoding zinc-dependent dehydrogenase; protein product: MDGSMRVAMYYNNADVRVESQPIPKLGPGEMLVRVRASGICGSDVMFWYRRHKVPLVLGHEIAGEIVQLGPGVEGWQVGERVAASHHVPCNTCHYCRRGMQTTCDTIRSTTFDPGGFSEYVRLPAINVDRGTYRLPESVSFEEGTFAEPVACALHGNRRSQMQIGDTVLVLGSGIAGLLHIHCARALGAGLIVATDINDYRLSTAMNFGADHALSADQLTPELLRELNNGLLADVVIICASATSVFEQALQCLERGGTLLVFAPTGPDVKLPLDFNEIFWRTQRTITTSYAGAPADHIRALELIRAGSLRVSEMITHRLPLERSQEGFGLVERGDESIKVIIEP